In Hyperolius riggenbachi isolate aHypRig1 chromosome 10, aHypRig1.pri, whole genome shotgun sequence, a genomic segment contains:
- the LOC137535330 gene encoding zinc finger protein ZFP2-like — translation CIELFILPDNTAPYWALDSLLVFKHECGKCFGDKRSLVIHKRSHTGEKPYSCAECGKCFGRKGHLVIHERSHTGVKPYSCAECGKCFGDKRNLIKHERSHTGEKPYLCAECGKCFGQKVNLVIHERSHTGEKPYSCAECGKCFGQKVNLVIHERSHTGEKPYSCAECGKCFGQKRSLVSHEKSHTGEKP, via the coding sequence tgtattgaactcttcattttacctgacaatactgcaccatattgggctctcgattctcttcttgtttttaagcatgagtgtgggaaatgttttggagacaaAAGAAGCCTTGTCATACATAAGAGgtctcacactggcgagaagccctattcatgtgctgagtgtgggaaatgttttgggcggaAAGGacaccttgtcatacatgagagatctcacactggtgtgaagccctattcgtgtgctgagtgtgggaaatgttttggagataaAAGAAACCtcatcaaacatgagagatctcacactggtgagaagccatatttatgtgctgagtgtgggaaatgttttgggcagaaagtaaaccttgtcatacatgagagatctcatactggcgagaagccatattcatgtgctgaatgtgggaaatgttttgggcagaaagtaaaccttgtcatacatgagagatctcacactggcgagaagccatattcatgtgctgagtgtgggaaatgttttggacagaaaagaagcctTGTCAgccatgagaaatctcacactggtgagaagccctaa